A genomic stretch from Aedes albopictus strain Foshan chromosome 2, AalbF5, whole genome shotgun sequence includes:
- the LOC109431730 gene encoding mucin-5AC, whose amino-acid sequence MNVVGLITFALVAFVQAEKFDGYFYPKPSCGLQEAQTVYVTQTVTDYQVQTQTLPGGIQHDERVVTQYSSIYVTSTYTQTAPVYQTVTHTNTFTVPAQVQPGQTIYQTVTLPPIVSTYVSTQIQATPVYQTVRDTTTVTLPPQVLPAQTVTTTIQQPPVISTSTLVRTETIPVVSTIRDTTTVSAPAVTLPPQIIYSTIQQPAQYITTTSYYTTTSPVIQTVQTTITAAPIQLPGQTIYTTVTQPPQVIYSTVNQPVPTPVYQTVTEYKTVQAPGQAPVYQTIYSTVTLPGQVHTVDNVLTMTLRDVQYITQTVTQTRPGVQLDAQTVYSTVQLPAVTQTYCGPQNTYLPAAHDNAIGRAGFGGFSPRFNRFF is encoded by the exons ATG AACGTTGTAGGGCTCATAACTTTTGCACTTGTTGCATTTGTTCAAGCAGAGAAGTTCGATGGATATTTTTACCCGAAACCCAGCTGTGGACTTCAGGAAGCACAAACTGTGTACGTAACACAAACAGTTACTGATTACCAAGTACAAACCCAAACTCTACCAGGAGGGATCCAGCATGATGAAAGAGTTGTAACACAGTACTCTTCGATATATGTCACGTCTACATATACTCAAACAGCCCCAGTGTACCAGACCGTTACCCATACAAATACATTCACAGTTCCTGCCCAAGTACAACCAGGACAAACAATCTACCAAACGGTTACTTTACCACCAATAGTTTCTACTTATGTGTCAACTCAAATTCAGGCCACTCCAGTATACCAAACTGTGCGAGATACCACTACTGTAACACTGCCACCTCAGGTTCTTCCTGCACAAACCGTTACTACAACTATCCAGCAACCCCCAGTCATCAGTACTTCAACATTAGTAAGAACCGAAACCATACCAGTAGTTTCCACCATACGCGATACCACTACTGTATCTGCACCAGCTGTTACCCTTCCTCCCCAAATCATCTATTCCACCATTCAACAACCTGCCCAATACATCACCACAACTTCATACTATACGACGACTTCTCCAGTGATTCAAACCGTTCAAACAACGATCACCGCAGCCCCGATTCAACTGCCAGGGCAAACCATCTACACCACCGTTACTCAACCTCCACAGGTCATCTACTCCACGGTTAATCAACCAGTGCCAACTCCCGTCTATCAAACAGTTACGGAGTATAAAACCGTTCAAGCACCTGGCCAAGCTCCTGTATACCAAACAATCTACAGCACCGTGACCTTGCCAGGCCAAGTGCATACCGTCGACAACGTGCTGACGATGACCCTCCGGGATGTCCAGTACATTACTCAAACGGTGACCCAAACTCGGCCCGGTGTCCAACTCGATGCCCAGACCGTATACTCCACCGTTCAACTGCCAGCTGTCACGCAGACCTACTGCGGACCTCAGAATACGTATTTGCCTGCGGCGCATGACAACGCCATAGGTCGTGCAGGTTTTGGAGGTTTCAGCCCTCGATTCAATAGGTTCTTTTAA